One window from the genome of Actinoplanes teichomyceticus ATCC 31121 encodes:
- a CDS encoding inositol-3-phosphate synthase encodes MAAAIRLAVAGVGNNISALFQGAELYRKMREEGIPEDRFPGIKRPRIGGIGVSDLEFVAAFDIHPNKLGRPFSEAVLAEPNNYPILDVDLPDVPFTVAPGLATEADADPASPAFRTLVKQLTDARAEVLLYSLPTGLQWAAEAYALAALEAGVAFVNCTPEIVARSPELLRAYEDAKVPLVGDDLASHLGTSVVHRALLGLLSERGLTLSSSYQLNLGGNEDFRNLRERGASKRQSKINALAQEGVDTSNVEVIPSAGFVSHLRDNKVAILNIEGQGWAGTPISLDLKLKVQDSSNAAGVIIDLIRIAAASGRLGIAGFPAAAVPVLKSPSGGHPKYTAEDVAESFRQLDEAAAEGKVGEAVSQR; translated from the coding sequence ATGGCTGCAGCGATCCGACTCGCCGTGGCGGGGGTTGGAAACAACATCTCGGCCCTGTTCCAAGGCGCCGAGTTGTATCGGAAGATGCGGGAAGAAGGTATTCCGGAGGATCGTTTTCCGGGTATCAAGCGCCCTCGGATCGGTGGCATCGGAGTCAGTGACCTGGAATTCGTCGCGGCCTTCGACATCCACCCCAACAAGCTCGGCCGGCCTTTCAGCGAGGCGGTGCTGGCGGAGCCGAACAACTATCCGATCCTGGACGTCGACCTGCCCGACGTGCCGTTCACGGTGGCTCCCGGCCTGGCGACCGAGGCCGACGCCGACCCCGCGTCGCCGGCATTCCGGACCCTGGTCAAGCAGCTGACCGACGCCCGTGCCGAGGTCCTGCTGTACTCGCTGCCCACCGGCCTGCAGTGGGCGGCCGAAGCGTACGCGCTGGCTGCCCTCGAGGCGGGGGTGGCATTCGTCAACTGCACCCCCGAGATCGTCGCCCGCTCGCCGGAACTGCTCCGGGCCTACGAGGACGCCAAGGTTCCGCTGGTCGGCGACGACCTGGCCAGCCACCTCGGCACCTCGGTGGTGCACCGCGCGCTGCTCGGTCTGCTCAGCGAGCGCGGGCTGACCCTGTCCAGCTCGTACCAGCTGAACCTGGGCGGCAACGAGGACTTCCGCAACCTGCGGGAGCGCGGAGCCAGCAAGCGCCAATCCAAGATCAATGCATTGGCGCAGGAGGGCGTCGACACCAGCAACGTCGAGGTCATCCCGTCCGCCGGGTTCGTGTCGCATCTGCGCGACAACAAGGTCGCCATCCTCAACATCGAGGGCCAGGGCTGGGCCGGTACGCCGATCTCCCTCGACCTCAAGCTCAAGGTGCAGGACTCCAGCAACGCGGCCGGCGTGATCATCGACCTGATCCGGATCGCCGCGGCCAGCGGGCGCCTGGGCATCGCCGGCTTCCCGGCCGCCGCCGTGCCGGTCCTCAAGTCGCCGTCCGGTGGGCACCCGAAGTACACCGCCGAGGACGTCGCCGAGAGTTTCCGCCAGCTCGACGAGGCCGCCGCCGAGGGCAAGGTCGGGGAAGCGGTGTCCCAGCGATGA
- a CDS encoding RidA family protein has translation MTTPRSSLIPRGHSKPIGRYSPGVRAELPAGASLVFVSGQVATDDAGVVLCPDDPGGQTRVVFARIADVLAEAGATLADIVSVTIYLTDVAAHFTAVSAVRNELLPEPPPASVLVEVSRLAEPGCLVEISAVAVAGDGS, from the coding sequence ATGACCACCCCGCGTTCGAGTCTGATTCCCCGCGGTCACTCGAAACCGATCGGCCGCTACTCGCCGGGCGTGCGGGCCGAGTTGCCGGCCGGCGCCTCGCTGGTGTTCGTCAGCGGCCAGGTCGCCACCGACGACGCGGGCGTCGTGCTGTGCCCGGACGACCCCGGCGGGCAGACCCGGGTGGTGTTCGCCCGGATCGCCGATGTGCTGGCCGAGGCGGGCGCGACGCTGGCGGACATCGTCAGCGTGACCATCTACCTCACCGATGTGGCCGCGCACTTCACAGCGGTGTCGGCGGTCCGCAACGAGCTGCTGCCCGAACCGCCTCCGGCCAGCGTCCTGGTCGAGGTCTCGCGGCTCGCCGAGCCGGGATGCCTGGTCGAGATCAGCGCTGTCGCGGTCGCCGGAGACGGGTCGTGA
- the hisG gene encoding ATP phosphoribosyltransferase produces MPEFTSEAPPYRIALPHKGVLAPKARELLLAAGYRCGTPSERLQCRDPGNNTEFLYLRARDIPPLVAEGLIDAAITGRDFVAESERDLVELLALGFGRASVHYAVPAGEDSDLHVLHGRRVATALPALTRRDLAGRGIDARVVSMTGAVENAVHVGIADAIADVVDSGRTLAAHGLKIIGPPLIRSEAVLIARPDRASRSATVELTRQLAALVYTTAA; encoded by the coding sequence ATGCCCGAGTTCACCAGCGAAGCGCCGCCGTACCGCATCGCGCTGCCCCACAAGGGCGTGCTCGCGCCGAAGGCCCGCGAGCTGCTCCTGGCCGCGGGATACCGGTGCGGGACGCCGAGCGAGCGGCTGCAGTGCCGCGACCCCGGCAACAACACCGAGTTCCTCTACCTGCGCGCTCGCGACATCCCTCCCCTGGTCGCCGAGGGGTTGATCGACGCGGCCATCACCGGGCGCGACTTCGTCGCGGAATCGGAGCGCGATCTCGTCGAGTTGCTGGCGCTCGGCTTCGGCCGGGCGTCCGTGCACTACGCCGTGCCGGCCGGTGAGGACAGCGACCTGCACGTGCTGCACGGCCGGCGCGTCGCCACCGCGCTACCCGCCCTCACCCGCCGGGACCTCGCCGGGCGCGGCATCGACGCGCGGGTCGTCAGCATGACCGGCGCGGTCGAGAACGCCGTCCACGTCGGCATCGCGGATGCGATCGCCGACGTCGTGGACTCGGGCCGGACTCTGGCCGCACACGGACTGAAGATCATCGGCCCGCCGCTGATCCGCTCGGAGGCCGTGCTGATCGCGCGGCCCGACCGCGCGAGCCGGTCCGCGACCGTCGAGCTGACCCGGCAGCTGGCCGCGCTGGTCTACACCACCGCCGCCTGA
- a CDS encoding DJ-1/PfpI family protein has product MTDRPVTELPLHIAVLAYPDVDELDLFGAYAVLSKAGLLARPGQVVTWIAAPRETVTGSGGAVVTAHRDLASVAEARAVVIPGGRGAAAAASDQRIGQALRDADASGARLYSVCSGALLVAGAGLAAGRRLAIHAGKTEQLRELGVEPAPGGIVREGRLCSVGGDRRPSVKSVDIAFALLDDFLPALGEPVMARTEIEPGRRAGLPVSAGEQGGARR; this is encoded by the coding sequence ATGACCGACCGGCCCGTCACCGAACTCCCGCTGCACATCGCGGTACTGGCCTATCCGGACGTCGACGAGCTGGACCTGTTCGGCGCGTACGCCGTGCTGAGCAAGGCCGGGCTGCTGGCGCGGCCGGGACAGGTGGTCACCTGGATCGCCGCGCCGCGGGAGACGGTGACGGGCTCCGGGGGCGCCGTCGTCACCGCCCACCGGGACCTGGCCTCGGTCGCCGAGGCCCGGGCCGTCGTCATCCCCGGTGGACGGGGTGCGGCGGCCGCCGCGTCGGACCAGCGGATCGGGCAGGCGCTGCGTGACGCGGACGCCTCCGGAGCACGCCTCTACAGCGTGTGTTCCGGTGCGCTCCTCGTCGCGGGCGCCGGGCTCGCCGCGGGCCGCAGGCTGGCCATCCACGCGGGCAAGACCGAGCAACTGCGGGAACTGGGCGTCGAGCCGGCGCCGGGCGGAATCGTACGGGAGGGACGGTTGTGCTCGGTCGGTGGTGACCGTCGGCCGTCGGTGAAGTCGGTCGACATCGCGTTCGCGCTCCTGGACGACTTCCTGCCGGCGCTCGGTGAGCCGGTCATGGCCCGTACCGAGATCGAGCCGGGCCGCCGCGCCGGCCTGCCGGTGAGCGCGGGCGAGCAGGGCGGAGCGCGTCGATGA
- a CDS encoding carbohydrate kinase family protein encodes MTAGVRPATERETAALIATAARASVFVVGTLNMDLIVQAPSEPADDGAVVAESIVTAPGGHAGNCAAALAALGLRVGVSAAIGVDADGDQLLADLSSRGIAINAVHRYVGAPTGRVIIPVFPDKHYMLMHRGANSLLSPAQARDALNAPVDAVVMFDPGPEVVREVVDTLAQRRPRPLLCWCPGGLYAGDPLAREIAPYCDILMLNRDERYRLETEAGWVAQSPDQQVVTTLGAHGASVRQGGREWSAPAFPTALVDPTGAGDSFTAGYLLATLAGLDPAARVRVGNAAGALAVGAVGARASVATLPELLDRFTGAAHETTERMNLR; translated from the coding sequence GTGACCGCCGGCGTGCGGCCCGCCACCGAGCGCGAGACGGCCGCGTTGATCGCGACCGCGGCGCGGGCGTCGGTGTTCGTGGTGGGCACGCTCAACATGGACCTCATCGTGCAGGCTCCGAGCGAGCCGGCGGACGACGGCGCCGTCGTCGCCGAATCCATCGTCACCGCGCCGGGCGGGCACGCCGGCAACTGCGCGGCGGCCCTCGCCGCGCTCGGTCTGCGGGTCGGTGTCTCGGCGGCGATCGGCGTCGATGCCGACGGCGACCAGTTGCTGGCCGATCTCAGCAGCCGGGGGATCGCCATCAATGCCGTGCACCGCTACGTCGGCGCCCCGACCGGCCGGGTGATCATCCCGGTGTTCCCGGACAAGCACTACATGCTGATGCATCGTGGCGCCAACAGCCTGCTCAGTCCGGCCCAGGCGCGCGACGCGCTGAACGCTCCGGTGGACGCCGTGGTCATGTTCGACCCGGGCCCCGAGGTGGTCCGGGAGGTGGTCGACACCCTGGCACAACGGCGCCCGCGCCCGCTGCTGTGCTGGTGCCCGGGCGGGCTGTACGCGGGTGATCCCCTGGCCCGGGAGATCGCCCCGTACTGCGACATCCTGATGCTCAACCGCGACGAGCGGTATCGGCTGGAGACCGAGGCCGGTTGGGTCGCTCAGTCGCCTGACCAGCAGGTCGTGACGACGCTCGGCGCGCACGGCGCGTCGGTCCGCCAGGGCGGGCGGGAGTGGTCGGCGCCGGCCTTCCCCACCGCGCTGGTGGACCCCACCGGCGCGGGGGACTCGTTCACCGCCGGCTACCTGCTCGCCACGCTGGCCGGACTCGACCCCGCGGCGCGGGTGCGGGTCGGCAACGCGGCCGGGGCGCTCGCGGTCGGCGCGGTCGGCGCCCGGGCCAGCGTGGCGACCCTTCCCGAGTTGCTGGACCGGTTCACCGGCGCGGCACACGAAACTACAGAACGGATGAACCTCAGATGA
- a CDS encoding Gfo/Idh/MocA family protein: protein MKFAVVGTGFGAVHLSWLTECRSASVEVLCYNNDDSRARQLAEKHGVGQISSDPVAVIRSGSVDAVAVIAPPGARSEILTAALDAGLLVVCDKPLSVDAGSAETLLRQAEKAGVAGFVTFQWRLNRALRQLRTMLREGRLGRLVALDLEFHHDFLSGPRTAWPWRHDRRVAGAGALADQGVHLFDTILWLTGTPWSVDACRTDTVFASRQTPHGVVDGETEDVASLRLSGGAGASARIFVSRVSAGYRSIRILVQGEKGTAVLSLDPDDGSGNLRVSVLKQPVEVTEFGPDAMNVYRAILGEDADAADVATFADAVAAQKLVDQALSRVTHPERD from the coding sequence GTGAAATTCGCAGTAGTTGGCACGGGTTTCGGCGCAGTACACCTCTCGTGGTTGACCGAATGTCGGTCCGCGTCGGTCGAGGTGTTGTGTTACAACAATGACGACAGTCGTGCCCGGCAATTGGCCGAAAAGCATGGCGTCGGGCAGATCAGCTCGGACCCGGTTGCTGTCATACGAAGCGGCTCGGTCGACGCGGTGGCTGTGATCGCCCCGCCCGGCGCGCGGTCGGAAATTTTGACCGCGGCGCTGGATGCGGGCCTTCTCGTGGTCTGCGACAAGCCGTTGTCGGTCGACGCTGGATCGGCGGAAACCCTGCTGCGGCAGGCCGAGAAAGCGGGGGTCGCCGGATTCGTGACCTTCCAGTGGCGGCTCAACCGGGCGTTGCGGCAGCTGCGGACGATGCTGCGCGAGGGCCGGCTCGGTCGTCTCGTGGCGCTCGATCTGGAGTTCCATCACGACTTCCTCAGCGGTCCGCGGACCGCCTGGCCGTGGCGGCACGATCGCCGCGTCGCGGGCGCGGGAGCGCTCGCTGATCAGGGAGTTCATCTGTTCGACACGATCCTGTGGTTGACCGGTACGCCGTGGTCGGTGGATGCCTGCCGGACGGACACGGTCTTCGCGTCCCGGCAGACGCCCCACGGGGTGGTCGACGGGGAGACGGAGGACGTCGCCTCGCTCCGGCTCTCCGGCGGTGCCGGCGCTTCGGCTCGCATCTTCGTGTCCCGCGTGTCCGCCGGCTATCGATCGATCCGGATCCTGGTGCAGGGCGAAAAGGGCACGGCGGTCCTTTCACTGGACCCGGACGACGGTTCCGGGAACCTCCGGGTCAGTGTTCTCAAACAGCCGGTGGAAGTAACGGAATTCGGACCGGACGCCATGAACGTCTATCGTGCAATCCTTGGTGAGGATGCCGACGCGGCCGATGTGGCGACCTTCGCGGACGCCGTCGCGGCGCAGAAACTCGTGGATCAGGCGCTGTCCCGGGTAACGCATCCGGAACGCGACTGA
- a CDS encoding phosphoglucomutase produces MSGGRVTNEPRAKSSADGWRGVIGADFTPAYAGLVASCVLRGLPADAPAPSVLVTYDGRRSGPECAAAVAAAAAAAGAKSVRLVPHLPTPVASAALSRDVADLAFLVTASHNASRYNGIKVKVAPGCSLPAEVERRAEHLLAASDVPAAAVADLAPEPVADRLIGEHVTRVVQRTNPAADARTVVVDGVGGVAGPAVARLCTALGWQVHLLGGSLDPDFGGLVPDPTVDRTRDRAAHAVRDRGADLGIVLDGDGDRIVVVDDRGRTVQPHELLALLLRDMAGGRPGDLAVTAAVGMAVRTVARRQGRAVRETPIGFKHLSPLLVSGAAAVAGGSVGDLAFAEYGIDRDPFVAVALLAGLLGRGGARLGELLDDLTAAVGARQWFESRVGGGGNAEVLHDAGRAALAEVGLSPAIQRVTSIDGVKFWLDGDRWMLLRGSSTEGGVRVYGELAADGRRPAPIPELLAAVGRALQPSLP; encoded by the coding sequence ATGAGCGGCGGGCGAGTCACCAACGAGCCGCGCGCGAAGAGCAGCGCCGACGGCTGGCGGGGCGTGATCGGCGCGGACTTCACCCCGGCGTACGCCGGCCTGGTGGCGTCCTGCGTGCTGCGCGGCCTGCCGGCGGACGCGCCGGCTCCGAGCGTCCTCGTCACCTACGACGGGCGCCGGTCCGGCCCGGAGTGTGCCGCCGCGGTCGCGGCGGCCGCCGCGGCGGCCGGAGCCAAGTCCGTCCGGCTGGTGCCGCACCTGCCGACCCCGGTGGCCTCGGCGGCGTTGAGCCGGGACGTCGCCGACCTCGCCTTCCTGGTCACCGCCAGCCACAACGCGTCCCGGTACAACGGGATCAAGGTCAAGGTCGCACCGGGATGCTCGCTGCCGGCCGAGGTGGAGCGGCGGGCGGAGCACCTGCTGGCCGCATCGGACGTGCCAGCCGCCGCGGTGGCCGACCTGGCGCCCGAGCCGGTGGCCGACCGGCTGATCGGGGAGCACGTGACCCGGGTGGTCCAGCGGACCAACCCGGCGGCCGACGCGCGGACCGTGGTCGTCGACGGGGTGGGCGGCGTGGCGGGCCCGGCGGTCGCCCGGCTGTGCACGGCGCTGGGCTGGCAGGTCCACCTGCTCGGCGGCTCGCTCGACCCGGATTTCGGCGGCCTGGTGCCCGACCCCACCGTCGATCGGACCCGGGACCGGGCCGCCCACGCGGTCCGGGATCGCGGCGCCGACCTCGGGATCGTGCTCGACGGGGACGGTGACCGGATCGTGGTGGTCGACGACCGTGGCCGGACCGTCCAGCCGCACGAACTGCTGGCGCTGTTGTTGCGCGACATGGCCGGCGGCCGGCCCGGCGACCTCGCCGTGACGGCCGCCGTGGGGATGGCCGTGCGCACCGTCGCGCGCCGGCAGGGCCGGGCGGTCCGGGAGACCCCGATCGGCTTCAAACACCTGTCGCCGCTGCTGGTCAGCGGTGCGGCGGCAGTCGCCGGGGGCAGTGTCGGCGACCTGGCGTTCGCCGAGTACGGCATCGACCGGGACCCGTTCGTCGCGGTGGCCCTTCTGGCCGGCCTGCTGGGGCGCGGCGGCGCCCGGCTCGGTGAGCTCCTCGACGACCTGACCGCCGCGGTCGGCGCGCGACAGTGGTTCGAGTCGCGCGTCGGCGGTGGCGGGAACGCCGAGGTGTTGCACGACGCCGGCCGCGCCGCCCTCGCCGAGGTCGGCCTTTCCCCGGCGATACAGCGGGTGACCAGCATCGACGGTGTCAAGTTCTGGCTCGACGGCGACCGGTGGATGCTGCTGCGCGGCTCCTCCACCGAGGGCGGCGTCCGCGTCTACGGCGAGCTGGCCGCCGACGGCCGCCGTCCCGCCCCGATTCCCGAGCTGCTGGCCGCCGTCGGCCGTGCCCTGCAGCCCTCGCTTCCCTGA
- a CDS encoding SDR family NAD(P)-dependent oxidoreductase, whose amino-acid sequence MTGAGRWVLVSGASRGIGRATAVALAADGYRPVLWARSGADLAAVRAEVRERGGEARSAIVDVGDPDAVARAARESLAGLTELAGVVLNAGQGRWAPLAEIEPQDWDGTLRTNLSGSFHVLRAALPLLTAAPGALVVGLLSDSAVHPFPERAAYAASKSGLRALLEVARRELRERGVRVSLVVPSRVDTFFEGAYTDAAPGTRKGALTAADIAALVTGIFRLPPEIEVRETHVAAMTSTFGPFQERASS is encoded by the coding sequence ATGACCGGTGCGGGACGGTGGGTCCTGGTCTCCGGGGCCAGCCGGGGTATCGGCCGCGCGACAGCCGTCGCGCTGGCGGCCGACGGCTATCGTCCGGTGCTCTGGGCCCGATCCGGCGCCGACCTGGCGGCGGTCCGCGCAGAGGTGCGTGAGCGGGGCGGCGAGGCGCGCAGCGCCATCGTGGACGTCGGCGACCCGGACGCCGTGGCCCGTGCCGCACGGGAATCGCTGGCCGGGCTCACCGAGCTCGCCGGCGTGGTCCTCAACGCCGGACAGGGCCGGTGGGCACCGCTCGCCGAGATCGAACCGCAGGACTGGGACGGCACGCTGCGGACCAACCTGTCCGGCTCGTTCCACGTGCTGCGTGCGGCCCTCCCGCTGCTCACCGCCGCACCGGGGGCACTGGTCGTCGGTCTGCTCTCCGATTCCGCCGTCCATCCGTTCCCCGAACGCGCCGCGTACGCGGCCTCGAAGTCCGGCCTGCGGGCCCTGCTCGAGGTGGCTCGCCGCGAGCTGCGCGAGCGCGGAGTGCGGGTGAGCCTGGTCGTTCCGAGCCGGGTGGACACCTTCTTCGAGGGCGCGTACACCGATGCCGCACCCGGAACCCGCAAGGGCGCCCTGACCGCGGCCGACATTGCCGCGCTGGTCACCGGCATCTTCCGACTACCGCCGGAGATCGAGGTCCGAGAGACTCACGTCGCCGCCATGACCTCGACCTTCGGCCCGTTCCAGGAGAGGGCATCGTCATGA
- a CDS encoding MTAP family purine nucleoside phosphorylase encodes MIDLGIIGGTGFYRFFEDVESLTVETPYGEPSAPVTVCTWAGRRIGFLPRHGMHHQYAPHQVPYPANVAALKQLGARQILGFNVVGSLSAHVAKGHFLLLDQFIDMTWARNATIFTGLSGAHADLAEPYCARLRRLAIAALADTGEVVHPKATALVINGPRFQTKAESRLFNSWGADVINMTQSSEATVARELEMCYVNLSYCTDYGVIAEDIAPASGDAPVRHIDVVSEFQANIGRVEPMIRRTVEALTDGPDCPCRTALDGCWLDTEAGATRR; translated from the coding sequence GTGATCGACCTCGGCATCATCGGTGGTACCGGCTTCTACCGCTTCTTCGAGGACGTGGAGTCGCTGACTGTGGAGACGCCGTACGGGGAGCCCAGCGCTCCCGTCACGGTGTGCACCTGGGCCGGCCGTCGCATCGGCTTCCTGCCCCGGCACGGGATGCATCACCAGTACGCTCCGCATCAGGTGCCCTATCCCGCGAACGTGGCCGCGCTCAAGCAGCTGGGCGCCCGGCAGATCCTCGGGTTCAACGTGGTGGGCAGTCTGTCGGCGCACGTCGCCAAGGGTCACTTCCTGCTCCTCGACCAGTTCATCGACATGACCTGGGCGCGGAACGCCACCATCTTCACCGGCCTCTCCGGGGCCCATGCCGATCTGGCCGAGCCGTACTGCGCGCGTCTGCGGCGGCTGGCCATCGCGGCTCTGGCGGACACCGGCGAGGTCGTTCACCCGAAGGCCACGGCGCTGGTGATCAACGGGCCGCGCTTCCAGACCAAGGCGGAGAGCCGCCTGTTCAACTCCTGGGGCGCCGACGTCATCAACATGACCCAGTCCTCCGAGGCCACGGTCGCCCGTGAGCTGGAGATGTGTTACGTGAACCTGTCGTACTGCACCGACTACGGCGTGATCGCCGAGGACATCGCCCCGGCCAGCGGGGATGCTCCGGTGCGGCACATCGACGTCGTGTCGGAGTTCCAGGCCAACATCGGCCGGGTCGAGCCGATGATCCGCAGGACGGTGGAGGCGCTCACCGACGGCCCGGACTGTCCGTGCCGCACCGCTCTCGACGGCTGCTGGCTGGACACCGAGGCCGGGGCGACCCGCCGCTGA
- the ahcY gene encoding adenosylhomocysteinase: MSMVRDLALADEGGRKIAFAGRRMPVLSALVDRFAETKPFVGQRIAACLHVTTETANMCRALVAGGAELSLCASNPLSTKDDVAAAIQRDIGAEVFAIHGCDRDTFYRQVQGVLDVRPTVVVDDGADLTTTIHNDYPQLLDDIIGGTEVTSTGVLRIRNMATDGALRYPVLPTNDAATKHLFDNRYGTGQNTIDGILRATNVLIAGSTFVVIGYGWCGRGVAARARGMGARVIVTEVDPIRALEAKLDGFEVMPMMDAAERGDVFVTVTGNRDAITLDHMRRMRDGAILANSGHFDVEIAVADLTDAAVERRELRPNCVEYVLPSGPGIILLAEGRLVGQSAAEAHPAEVMDMTFATQALALQYLVANAGRLQPGIVEIPRAVEDEVARAKLTAYGVRIDELSPGQQQYLTDWRVGT, encoded by the coding sequence ATGAGTATGGTCCGAGATCTCGCCCTCGCCGACGAAGGCGGGCGGAAGATAGCGTTCGCCGGGCGGCGGATGCCGGTGCTGTCCGCGCTGGTCGATCGGTTCGCCGAGACGAAACCGTTCGTCGGCCAGCGGATCGCCGCCTGCCTGCACGTGACCACCGAGACGGCGAACATGTGCCGCGCGCTCGTTGCCGGCGGCGCGGAGCTGTCCCTGTGCGCCTCGAACCCGCTGTCGACCAAGGACGACGTCGCGGCCGCGATCCAGCGCGACATCGGCGCCGAGGTGTTCGCCATCCACGGATGTGACCGGGACACCTTCTACCGCCAGGTGCAGGGCGTTCTCGACGTGCGCCCGACCGTCGTGGTGGACGACGGGGCGGACCTCACCACGACGATCCACAACGACTATCCGCAGTTGCTCGACGACATCATCGGCGGGACCGAGGTCACCTCGACCGGCGTGCTGCGCATCCGCAACATGGCGACCGACGGCGCGCTGCGGTATCCGGTGCTGCCGACCAACGACGCCGCCACCAAGCACCTGTTCGACAACCGGTACGGCACCGGGCAGAACACGATCGACGGCATTCTGCGCGCCACCAACGTGCTGATCGCCGGGTCGACGTTCGTGGTCATCGGCTACGGCTGGTGCGGCCGCGGGGTCGCCGCCCGAGCCCGCGGGATGGGCGCCCGGGTGATCGTGACCGAGGTCGATCCGATCCGCGCTCTCGAGGCGAAGCTCGACGGCTTCGAGGTCATGCCGATGATGGACGCCGCCGAGCGCGGCGACGTCTTCGTCACGGTCACCGGCAACCGGGACGCGATCACGCTCGACCACATGCGGCGGATGCGGGACGGGGCGATCCTCGCCAACTCCGGACACTTCGATGTGGAGATCGCCGTCGCGGACCTGACCGACGCCGCCGTCGAGCGGCGCGAGCTGCGGCCGAACTGCGTCGAGTACGTCCTGCCGTCCGGCCCGGGCATCATCCTGCTCGCCGAGGGCCGGCTGGTCGGCCAGTCCGCCGCCGAGGCTCATCCGGCCGAGGTCATGGACATGACCTTCGCGACCCAGGCGCTGGCCCTGCAGTACCTGGTCGCGAACGCGGGCCGGCTCCAGCCGGGCATCGTCGAGATCCCGCGCGCGGTCGAGGACGAGGTGGCCCGCGCCAAGCTGACCGCCTACGGGGTCCGCATCGACGAGCTGAGCCCCGGCCAGCAGCAGTACCTCACCGACTGGCGAGTCGGGACCTGA
- a CDS encoding glycosyltransferase gives MRTLPEAPDLSVVIPTYNRSRHLRATLDHLVRQHMSRDRFEIVVVDDGSTDDTFDVCHAFQAILPLRYVYQPDLGFRPSAARNRGARSAIAPIVVFLDSGTLPGPGFLDAHLTAHTTGPAGGHAVAGYSYCYRPYDPTPGLAELLAAEGGAAAVVERHGHDSRFFDWRHEHLAELDFEPGRHPLPWIFYWSMNCSVRRDDFLRVGGFTATFPGWGSEDMELGLRLVRHGIKISFSRSAWVLEGPHDRDAEKNLASLFVNLDHFLDLHRDPLGELTWAVFRRNELWPIADAYRELTEWQENARGRDVSGEIADAVRAAGPVRAGRIAVLGAGRHLPADLPDAELIEFDETLRPDLDGGRHRLHHAIGLRTALPAGSMDTVVLTSRLEGLWRRWGRQLLDEAYRIGASVQLSPVLNAVPSPAHTATTGR, from the coding sequence ATGCGCACGCTCCCTGAGGCGCCCGACTTGTCGGTCGTCATCCCGACGTACAACCGGAGTCGTCACCTGCGCGCCACGCTGGACCACCTCGTGCGGCAGCACATGTCCCGCGACCGGTTCGAGATCGTGGTCGTCGACGACGGCTCGACGGACGACACCTTCGACGTCTGCCACGCGTTCCAGGCGATCCTGCCGCTGCGCTACGTCTACCAGCCCGATCTCGGCTTCCGGCCGTCCGCCGCGCGCAACCGCGGCGCCCGGTCCGCCATCGCTCCCATCGTGGTCTTCCTGGACAGCGGCACCCTTCCCGGCCCGGGATTCCTCGACGCCCACCTGACGGCGCACACCACCGGCCCGGCCGGCGGGCACGCCGTCGCGGGATACTCCTACTGCTACCGCCCGTACGATCCGACCCCCGGTCTCGCCGAGCTGCTCGCCGCCGAGGGCGGCGCCGCCGCGGTCGTCGAGCGCCACGGACACGATTCCCGTTTCTTCGACTGGCGCCACGAGCACCTGGCCGAGCTGGACTTCGAGCCCGGCCGCCACCCGCTGCCGTGGATCTTCTACTGGTCGATGAACTGCTCGGTCCGCCGTGACGACTTCCTCCGGGTCGGCGGATTCACGGCGACCTTTCCGGGCTGGGGCTCGGAGGACATGGAGCTCGGGCTGCGCCTGGTCCGGCACGGTATAAAAATAAGCTTCAGCCGGTCGGCATGGGTGCTGGAGGGCCCGCACGACCGCGACGCCGAGAAGAATCTGGCAAGCCTGTTCGTCAACCTCGATCACTTCCTCGACCTGCACCGTGATCCGCTGGGCGAGCTGACCTGGGCGGTGTTCCGGCGCAACGAGCTCTGGCCGATCGCCGACGCGTACCGCGAGCTGACCGAGTGGCAGGAAAACGCACGTGGACGCGACGTCAGCGGCGAGATCGCCGACGCCGTACGCGCCGCCGGGCCGGTCCGCGCCGGCCGGATCGCCGTGCTCGGCGCGGGGCGACACCTGCCCGCGGATCTGCCGGACGCCGAACTGATCGAGTTCGACGAGACCCTGCGCCCCGACCTCGACGGCGGACGGCACCGGCTTCACCACGCCATCGGCCTGCGGACAGCGCTGCCCGCCGGATCGATGGACACCGTCGTGCTCACGTCCCGGTTGGAGGGCCTCTGGCGACGGTGGGGACGGCAGCTGCTGGACGAGGCGTACCGGATCGGGGCGTCGGTCCAGCTCTCGCCGGTGTTGAACGCCGTTCCGAGTCCGGCGCATACCGCGACGACAGGCAGGTGA